One Methylohalobius crimeensis 10Ki DNA segment encodes these proteins:
- a CDS encoding MlaD family protein gives MGRESYALMAGTFVVVLMTAALAAFYWLGGHTVQRDPYIVVTQSAISGLNPESTVYYRGVEAGKVTAVDFDPENIRDILIHIQVDHTLPITRGTYATLRSQPLTGLAEIELNDTGDNPTLLPTRADRPARIPMKPSMLDKMTESGQDILLQIKQLTTNLNRLLNAENRARIENTLAAVETAAERMASLEERLDQTLSDLPALTAEARQTLAHINTLAKDFKEVSAEAKNLTEDTRQLIASGQNATQTMTTETLPEVNALLRDLRPAIKHLGKLTRMLERDPQMLLLGPPSPPPGPGEPGYEKWK, from the coding sequence ATGGGACGGGAAAGCTACGCCCTGATGGCCGGAACCTTTGTGGTCGTCCTGATGACGGCCGCCTTGGCCGCGTTCTACTGGCTGGGCGGCCACACGGTGCAACGCGATCCCTACATCGTGGTCACCCAATCGGCGATTTCCGGGCTCAATCCCGAATCCACCGTCTATTATCGCGGCGTCGAGGCCGGCAAAGTGACGGCGGTCGATTTCGATCCCGAGAATATACGCGACATTTTGATCCACATCCAAGTCGACCACACCCTGCCGATCACCCGCGGCACGTACGCCACCCTCAGAAGCCAGCCCCTGACCGGCCTGGCCGAGATCGAACTGAACGATACCGGCGACAATCCCACCCTCCTGCCAACGCGCGCCGACCGGCCCGCCCGCATTCCCATGAAACCCTCCATGCTGGACAAAATGACCGAATCCGGTCAGGATATCCTCCTTCAGATCAAGCAACTCACGACCAACCTCAACCGTTTGCTGAACGCCGAAAATCGAGCCCGGATCGAAAACACCCTGGCGGCGGTGGAAACCGCCGCCGAGCGGATGGCGTCCCTGGAGGAACGGCTCGACCAAACCCTTTCCGATCTCCCTGCCCTGACCGCCGAAGCCCGGCAAACCCTGGCCCACATCAACACCCTGGCCAAGGATTTCAAGGAAGTATCGGCGGAAGCGAAAAACCTCACCGAGGACACTCGACAGCTAATAGCATCGGGCCAAAACGCCACCCAGACGATGACCACCGAGACGCTCCCTGAAGTGAACGCCTTGCTGCGGGATTTACGCCCCGCGATCAAACATCTGGGAAAACTGACCCGGATGCTGGAAAGAGACCCACAAATGCTTTTGCTGGGACCGCCATCTCCTCCGCCCGGCCCCGGCGAACCCGGCTATGAGAAATGGAAATGA
- a CDS encoding carboxymuconolactone decarboxylase family protein, producing the protein MTSEYRLTLLPKTLDNVDPTAKAVLEKAKAQVGFIPNMYSYMVNSPGLLETYLDGYARFRRDSGFTPAEQEVVFLILSRANGCEYCMGAHSMIADQMSEVPPEVTAAIREGDPIPDPKLAALSAFTHVMWETRGLPSKAAVQDFLDAGYGERHVLEIILALAVKTISNYANHLFHTPLDGMFADYAWKKRG; encoded by the coding sequence ATGACCAGCGAATACCGCTTGACCCTGCTCCCGAAAACCCTCGACAACGTAGATCCGACGGCCAAGGCCGTGCTGGAAAAAGCCAAGGCGCAAGTGGGATTCATTCCCAACATGTACAGCTACATGGTCAACTCGCCGGGATTATTGGAAACTTATCTGGACGGTTACGCCCGCTTTCGACGGGATTCGGGCTTCACGCCCGCCGAGCAGGAGGTGGTCTTCCTCATCCTCAGCCGCGCCAACGGATGCGAGTATTGCATGGGGGCCCACAGCATGATCGCCGACCAAATGTCCGAGGTGCCGCCGGAAGTGACCGCCGCCATTCGCGAGGGCGACCCCATTCCCGATCCGAAGCTGGCCGCGCTCAGCGCCTTCACTCATGTGATGTGGGAAACCCGCGGCCTTCCCTCCAAGGCCGCGGTTCAGGATTTTCTCGACGCCGGCTATGGAGAGCGTCATGTGCTCGAGATCATCCTAGCCCTGGCGGTCAAAACGATCAGCAACTACGCCAACCACCTCTTTCACACCCCGCTTGACGGCATGTTTGCCGACTACGCCTGGAAAAAACGGGGCTAG
- a CDS encoding cupredoxin domain-containing protein, producing MFAAGGLQAESGAVVVEMTNTLKFVPEKLTVPVGTTVEWRNASVLVHTVTADPEKAARPESAALPEGAAPFDSGNLEVDGTYRHTFTTAGTYRYFCIPHEGAGMVGTIVVRP from the coding sequence ATGTTCGCGGCCGGAGGCCTCCAGGCGGAAAGCGGGGCGGTGGTCGTGGAGATGACCAATACCTTGAAGTTCGTCCCGGAAAAACTGACCGTTCCCGTCGGGACGACGGTGGAATGGCGGAACGCTTCGGTGCTGGTGCATACGGTCACGGCGGATCCGGAAAAGGCGGCCCGCCCCGAAAGCGCGGCGCTTCCCGAAGGCGCCGCGCCGTTCGACTCAGGCAACCTGGAAGTCGACGGGACGTATCGCCACACCTTCACGACTGCCGGTACTTACCGCTATTTCTGCATTCCCCACGAAGGGGCGGGCATGGTCGGAACGATCGTGGTCAGGCCATGA
- a CDS encoding HAD family hydrolase: MLDFADTTMLNPYAPAIGRPKALFFDVNETLLDLNPLTESVARVLDGRRDLAVLWFTSLLHHSLVATVGNHYRDFGQIGVATLLMVKAVNEPSWFPPSPTGSRIRRRGRGSPGA, translated from the coding sequence ATGCTCGATTTCGCCGACACGACCATGTTAAACCCTTACGCCCCTGCCATCGGAAGACCGAAAGCCCTGTTTTTCGACGTCAACGAAACCTTGCTGGATCTGAACCCGCTGACCGAATCCGTCGCCCGGGTGCTCGACGGTCGCCGGGATTTGGCGGTTCTCTGGTTCACCAGCCTCCTGCACCATTCATTGGTCGCCACGGTGGGAAATCATTACCGGGATTTCGGCCAAATCGGCGTGGCCACCTTGCTAATGGTGAAGGCGGTCAATGAACCATCATGGTTCCCACCATCCCCAACAGGAAGCCGGATACGGCGCCGAGGGCGGGGAAGTCCCGGTGCTTGA
- a CDS encoding DUF6789 family protein, producing the protein MNNIARGIIAGLVATVVLSLLMMMKSAMGMMPQLDVIAMLAGMMGGIKALGWMAHFMVGMGYGLVFAFLHGKLPGPSVVQGIILGIIGWLVMMSMLMPMMGAGLFAVAMGMMAPVATFMLHVIFGGVLGWTYGKF; encoded by the coding sequence ATGAATAACATCGCTCGCGGAATCATTGCCGGACTGGTAGCAACGGTGGTTCTCTCTCTGCTCATGATGATGAAAAGCGCCATGGGGATGATGCCCCAACTGGATGTGATCGCTATGCTGGCTGGCATGATGGGCGGCATCAAGGCGCTCGGATGGATGGCCCATTTCATGGTCGGCATGGGATATGGTTTGGTTTTCGCCTTTCTCCATGGCAAATTGCCGGGACCCTCGGTCGTTCAAGGCATCATCCTCGGCATCATCGGCTGGCTGGTGATGATGAGCATGCTCATGCCGATGATGGGCGCAGGGCTTTTCGCCGTCGCCATGGGCATGATGGCCCCCGTCGCTACGTTTATGCTGCATGTCATCTTCGGTGGTGTATTGGGATGGACCTATGGCAAGTTTTGA